The bacterium genomic interval TCCAATAAAAATGCTGGTAAAAAGTGAAAAATAAAATTATGAGGGTTCACTTTCCACAAGTTAACAGTTGGAGAGTAGAGTGGTGATTAAAGAAGGAAGAATAATATGAGAAAAGAATTTACACTTGAATTCTGGATTGATGATGGATGGTATGTTGGAAAGTTAAAAGAAGTTCCAGGAATATTCAGTCAGGGAGAATCACTAAAAGAATTGAAAGAGAATATAAAAGAGGTATATTCTTTAATGAAAGAGGAATGGATGCCATTACCTTCCGGTGTACAGACAAAAGAAACAAAGGTTGAAGTGTGAAATGACAGGATTTTATCAAAGAGTTAGTGGAAGATGGGTGTTATTTGAAAAGGCATGGAAAAAAACAT includes:
- a CDS encoding type II toxin-antitoxin system HicB family antitoxin, giving the protein MRKEFTLEFWIDDGWYVGKLKEVPGIFSQGESLKELKENIKEVYSLMKEEWMPLPSGVQTKETKVEV